The following are encoded together in the Thalassolituus oleivorans MIL-1 genome:
- a CDS encoding ABC transporter ATP-binding protein yields MLKFFEKLIQPYPETQPGQPPKGLYAFCRHYTRGLEIPLLLMSFFTAMLAILEVTLFSFMGDLVDWLTVHTPDSLLQAEGKHLIFMAIMVLIALPTVVLLHALLVHQTLLGNYPMRIRWQSHRYLLKQSLGFYQDDFAGRLAQKVMQTSLSVRETVMKLLDVLVYILVYFTSVLVIIAVADIRLMFPMLIWLGLYIGIQFYFVPRMKQVATEQADARSMMTGRIVDSYTNIQTVKLFSHTELETEYARQSMDGFLNTVYRQMRLATGLNFSVNLINYLLAFTIAALSIALWMQGAITVGAIAIAISLALRINGMAQWIMWEIGALFENIGTVVDGMNTLSKPQQICDDTDAPKLSAKKGRIELRDVCFSYQGNDDQIHPVFEHLNLDIKPGEKIGLVGRSGAGKSTLVNLLLRFYDINDGQILIDGQNIRQVEQESLRAQIGMVTQDTSLLHRSIRENILYGRPNATEAELLDATKKAEAHEFIADLHDPHGNSGYDAQVGERGVKLSGGQRQRVAIARVLLKDAPILILDEATSALDSEVEAAIQTSLYRLMENKTVIAIAHRLSTIAAMDRLIVMDKGKIVEQGGHKELIEQGGIYAQLWAHQTGGFIGDE; encoded by the coding sequence ATGCTTAAGTTCTTCGAAAAACTCATACAACCCTACCCTGAAACTCAGCCAGGGCAACCACCCAAAGGGCTTTATGCGTTTTGTCGGCATTACACGCGAGGGTTAGAAATACCCTTACTTTTAATGTCATTTTTTACCGCCATGCTCGCCATCTTAGAGGTCACTCTATTTAGTTTTATGGGCGATCTGGTCGATTGGCTTACCGTACATACGCCTGACAGTTTGCTCCAAGCAGAGGGTAAACATCTGATTTTCATGGCGATTATGGTTCTCATCGCCCTTCCAACGGTCGTGCTTTTGCATGCGCTGCTCGTGCACCAAACCTTGCTCGGCAATTACCCGATGCGCATCCGCTGGCAATCGCACCGTTATTTACTAAAGCAGAGCCTAGGATTCTATCAAGATGATTTTGCTGGCCGCTTAGCGCAGAAGGTAATGCAAACCTCTTTATCCGTACGCGAAACCGTGATGAAACTACTCGATGTATTGGTTTACATCTTGGTCTATTTCACCTCGGTACTTGTCATTATTGCCGTCGCCGATATCCGCTTAATGTTCCCTATGCTGATTTGGCTGGGGCTATACATCGGCATTCAATTTTACTTTGTACCACGGATGAAACAGGTCGCTACCGAACAAGCCGACGCGCGCTCCATGATGACCGGGCGAATTGTCGACAGTTACACCAACATCCAAACGGTAAAGCTTTTCTCGCATACAGAACTTGAAACCGAATATGCGCGACAAAGCATGGATGGCTTCTTGAATACGGTTTATCGCCAAATGCGTTTAGCCACTGGGCTTAACTTTAGCGTTAACTTAATCAACTATTTATTAGCTTTCACCATTGCCGCCCTCTCGATTGCATTATGGATGCAAGGCGCAATTACCGTTGGTGCAATTGCAATTGCGATTAGTCTCGCGTTACGAATCAATGGCATGGCGCAATGGATTATGTGGGAAATCGGTGCTCTATTCGAAAACATAGGCACCGTTGTCGACGGCATGAACACCCTATCCAAGCCGCAACAAATTTGCGACGACACGGACGCTCCCAAATTATCAGCAAAAAAAGGTCGAATCGAATTACGCGACGTGTGTTTCTCTTATCAAGGCAACGACGACCAAATTCATCCTGTGTTTGAGCACCTAAACCTTGATATCAAACCGGGTGAAAAAATTGGTTTAGTTGGACGCTCAGGTGCCGGTAAATCGACCCTCGTTAATTTGTTACTGCGCTTTTACGATATTAATGACGGCCAAATCCTTATCGACGGACAAAACATTCGCCAAGTTGAACAAGAAAGCCTGCGCGCTCAGATCGGCATGGTGACCCAAGATACCTCGTTACTGCATCGCAGTATTCGCGAAAACATCTTGTATGGTCGCCCGAATGCAACCGAAGCAGAATTATTAGACGCAACCAAAAAGGCCGAAGCACACGAGTTCATTGCCGACCTGCATGATCCACACGGCAATAGCGGCTACGACGCACAAGTTGGTGAGCGAGGCGTTAAGTTATCTGGCGGCCAACGCCAACGAGTTGCTATTGCACGGGTGTTATTAAAAGACGCACCTATTCTCATTTTAGATGAGGCGACATCGGCGTTAGATTCGGAAGTTGAAGCGGCTATCCAAACCAGCCTCTATCGTCTGATGGAAAATAAAACGGTAATCGCCATTGCGCATCGTTTATCCACCATTGCCGCAATGGATCGTTTAATCGTTATGGATAAAGGCAAAATAGTGGAGCAAGGCGGCCACAAAGAACTGATAGAGCAAGGTGGAATTTATGCGCAATTGTGGGCGCATCAAACCGGTGGATTTATTGGGGACGAATAA
- a CDS encoding type III PLP-dependent enzyme, translating into MLSKPQDYYDAETFARIKNFADQQETPCLVFDTATFTRQLDNLMGCFPYAKTYYAIKANPADELLAILRDRGCNFDVASRYELDKVLAMGVGGDRVSYGNTIKKSKDIRYFFEKGVNLFATDSEADLRNIAKAAPGARVFVRILTEGSQTADWPLSRKFGCQVDMALDLCIMARDLGLVPYGISFHVGSQQRDIGVWDSAIAKVKWIFERLKDEDGIDLKMVNLGGGFPANYISRTNTLEVYAEEITRFLKEDFGDDMPEIILEPGRSLAANAGILVSEVVLVSRKNRTGLHRWVYTDIGKFGGFIETMDEAIKYPLYVEKQGECEEVVIAGPTCDSADILYEQYKYELPLNLASGDRMYWFSTGAYTTTYSAVEFNGFPPLKIYCI; encoded by the coding sequence ATGTTGAGCAAACCCCAGGATTACTACGACGCCGAGACCTTTGCACGCATTAAGAATTTTGCGGATCAACAAGAGACACCGTGTTTGGTGTTTGATACCGCCACATTTACTCGTCAATTAGATAATTTGATGGGCTGTTTTCCGTATGCGAAAACTTACTATGCGATCAAAGCGAATCCAGCGGACGAGTTGTTGGCAATTCTGCGTGATCGTGGGTGTAACTTCGACGTGGCATCTCGCTACGAGTTAGACAAAGTATTGGCGATGGGTGTCGGTGGCGATCGTGTCAGCTATGGCAATACCATCAAGAAATCTAAAGATATTCGTTACTTCTTCGAGAAGGGCGTTAATCTTTTTGCAACGGATTCTGAAGCTGACTTGCGCAACATTGCTAAAGCAGCGCCAGGTGCCCGCGTATTTGTCCGTATCTTAACGGAAGGTTCGCAAACCGCTGACTGGCCGTTATCGCGCAAGTTCGGTTGCCAAGTGGATATGGCACTGGATCTTTGTATTATGGCGCGCGATTTGGGCTTAGTACCTTACGGTATTTCTTTCCATGTGGGTTCTCAGCAACGTGATATTGGCGTTTGGGATTCTGCTATTGCGAAGGTTAAGTGGATTTTTGAGCGTCTCAAAGACGAAGACGGTATTGATCTGAAAATGGTTAACTTAGGTGGCGGTTTTCCTGCTAACTATATTAGCCGTACCAATACACTGGAAGTGTATGCGGAAGAGATCACCCGTTTCTTGAAAGAAGACTTCGGCGACGACATGCCAGAAATTATTTTAGAACCTGGCCGTTCGCTAGCGGCTAACGCCGGTATTTTGGTTAGCGAAGTTGTTTTAGTCAGCCGTAAAAACCGCACTGGTTTGCACCGTTGGGTTTATACCGACATCGGTAAGTTCGGTGGTTTCATCGAAACGATGGACGAAGCCATTAAGTACCCGCTATATGTTGAAAAACAAGGCGAGTGCGAAGAAGTGGTCATCGCTGGTCCAACGTGTGATAGCGCTGATATTTTGTACGAACAGTACAAGTATGAGCTGCCGTTAAACTTGGCGAGTGGTGATCGTATGTATTGGTTCTCTACCGGTGCCTACACCACGACTTACAGTGCTGTGGAATTTAATGGCTTCCCGCCGTTGAAGATTTACTGCATATAA
- a CDS encoding substrate-binding periplasmic protein, which yields MVISNKYCALLSVVLINFFSAISTADTVRVTTIVDNPLTPLGISIMNHAYGELGYDVQYIEAPSARSLELLDSGLADAELGRIDGQQLEYHNLVKIPVSLTMIRIGAFTHRHDVTEASWESLKNLRLGVVRGSKFYNSAPSGLTTYFVDRAPQLLDLLMANRIDVAIMEQAVGRYLIKTGGYTGIKQLQGELGHFDVYHYIHKQRKELIPEMTDELTKMEQEGILKRMREEFDQRIQEPSSLN from the coding sequence ATGGTAATTTCAAATAAATATTGCGCATTACTCAGCGTGGTGTTGATAAATTTTTTCAGCGCAATCAGTACTGCAGATACCGTTCGCGTCACGACCATTGTTGATAACCCTCTCACTCCTCTCGGTATAAGCATTATGAACCATGCTTATGGCGAGCTAGGCTACGATGTTCAATACATAGAAGCACCATCCGCCCGTTCACTTGAGCTTCTCGATAGCGGTCTCGCCGATGCTGAACTGGGCAGAATTGATGGTCAGCAACTGGAATATCACAACCTCGTTAAAATTCCCGTGTCTCTAACCATGATTCGAATAGGTGCTTTCACACACAGGCACGACGTAACTGAAGCTAGCTGGGAATCTCTTAAAAACTTAAGACTAGGAGTGGTGCGTGGCTCTAAATTTTACAACTCCGCACCATCCGGATTAACAACCTACTTTGTCGACCGAGCGCCACAACTGTTGGATTTACTGATGGCCAATCGCATTGATGTTGCCATCATGGAGCAAGCCGTAGGACGGTATTTAATCAAAACCGGCGGATATACTGGGATTAAGCAACTGCAAGGAGAGCTTGGACATTTTGACGTGTATCACTACATCCATAAACAGCGTAAGGAGCTCATTCCTGAGATGACTGACGAACTAACGAAGATGGAACAGGAAGGGATATTGAAAAGAATGCGGGAAGAATTTGATCAGAGAATACAGGAGCCCTCCTCACTTAACTAA